One window from the genome of Rariglobus hedericola encodes:
- a CDS encoding YqgE/AlgH family protein has translation MSTRHPDSSSVLGGSLLLAHPSLREETFKHTVILIASHDDDGAMGVVLNRPLEKCLGELNDEFGQSALAQVPLFEGGPVQPTQVILCVWRPHPESEGFQLMFGIDPQRAEELMHEEGVHMRAFLGYAGWTGGQLEDEVKRDTWVVSPLVADLLEDSPDEQLWRDLLGQIDDEWKLLANEPEDPSLN, from the coding sequence ATGTCCACCCGCCATCCCGATTCCTCCTCCGTGCTGGGCGGTTCACTCCTGCTGGCGCATCCGTCGCTGCGCGAGGAGACCTTCAAGCACACGGTCATTCTTATCGCCTCGCATGATGATGACGGCGCCATGGGCGTCGTGCTCAACCGTCCGCTCGAGAAATGCCTGGGCGAGCTCAACGACGAGTTTGGCCAGAGTGCGCTCGCGCAGGTGCCGTTGTTTGAAGGCGGACCGGTGCAGCCGACGCAGGTGATCCTGTGCGTGTGGCGTCCGCATCCGGAGAGCGAAGGCTTTCAACTCATGTTTGGCATCGATCCGCAACGTGCGGAGGAACTCATGCACGAGGAAGGCGTTCACATGCGGGCATTCTTGGGTTACGCCGGATGGACGGGCGGCCAGCTCGAGGATGAAGTGAAGCGCGACACCTGGGTGGTGAGTCCGCTGGTGGCCGACCTGCTGGAAGATTCGCCCGACGAACAGCTTTGGCGTGATTTGCTGGGGCAGATCGACGACGAGTGGAAACTGC